In Bacteroidota bacterium, a single genomic region encodes these proteins:
- a CDS encoding pyridoxal phosphate-dependent aminotransferase translates to MAENLIGSEIIKLAGEINEKIKNGEKIYNLTIGDFNPRYFPIPSGLKTAIIEAYEKGETNYPPADGILALREVVSEYLKSKGDLHYSPGEILIAGGARPLIYSVFSALIDPGDTILFPVPSWNNNHYTHLASAKQILVETLPENNFMPTAAELKPHIQQANLLALCSPLNPTGTTFTKEGLEEICDLVLAENNRRGANEKPLYLMYDQIYWTLTFGETVHYNPVSLRPEMRDYTVFIDGLSKSFAATGIRVGWGFGPQAIIEKMKSILGHVGAWAPRAEQIASAAYMNQSAEVDNFLDDIRSKIHARLEAIHQGFVELKALGYKVDSIAPQAALYLTVNLDLKGMKKHNGEVLNSTQDITKYILEEAKVGIVPFSAFGSSADSTWYRISVGTCSLEDTTGIVSNLKNALSKLN, encoded by the coding sequence ATGGCCGAGAACCTTATTGGCTCAGAAATAATTAAGCTGGCGGGCGAAATAAATGAAAAGATTAAAAACGGGGAAAAGATTTACAACCTTACTATTGGTGATTTTAACCCACGCTATTTTCCAATTCCAAGCGGATTAAAGACAGCAATTATTGAAGCTTACGAAAAGGGCGAAACTAATTATCCCCCAGCAGATGGAATACTGGCCTTACGTGAAGTTGTTTCGGAATATTTAAAAAGCAAAGGTGATTTACACTACTCTCCCGGTGAAATATTAATTGCCGGTGGTGCGCGTCCTTTAATATACTCTGTTTTTAGTGCCTTAATTGATCCGGGAGATACCATTTTATTTCCGGTTCCCTCTTGGAATAATAACCATTATACACACCTTGCCTCAGCCAAACAAATATTGGTAGAAACACTGCCAGAGAATAATTTTATGCCCACCGCTGCTGAACTCAAGCCTCATATTCAGCAAGCAAATTTATTGGCACTCTGTTCGCCTTTGAATCCAACCGGGACAACTTTTACAAAAGAGGGTTTGGAAGAGATTTGTGATTTGGTGTTGGCTGAGAATAACCGAAGAGGAGCCAATGAAAAACCATTGTATTTAATGTACGATCAAATTTATTGGACACTTACTTTTGGTGAAACTGTGCATTACAATCCGGTTTCACTTCGACCCGAAATGCGCGACTATACTGTATTTATTGATGGCCTGTCTAAATCTTTTGCAGCCACCGGTATTCGGGTAGGGTGGGGTTTTGGACCTCAAGCGATTATCGAAAAAATGAAATCCATACTTGGGCATGTGGGAGCATGGGCGCCTCGTGCAGAGCAAATTGCAAGTGCTGCTTACATGAATCAGTCAGCTGAGGTGGATAATTTTTTAGACGATATTCGATCAAAAATTCACGCGCGGTTAGAAGCAATACATCAAGGTTTTGTTGAACTGAAGGCACTGGGATATAAGGTTGATTCCATTGCTCCACAGGCTGCATTATACCTAACGGTAAACTTGGATTTAAAAGGTATGAAAAAGCATAACGGTGAAGTATTGAATAGTACCCAAGACATTACAAAATACATTCTTGAAGAAGCAAAGGTTGGGATTGTTCCCTTTTCTGCATTCGGCTCCTCGGCTGATTCCACCTGGTACAGGATATCGGTTGGAACCTGTTCGTTAGAGGATACAACAGGAATAGTATCTAACTTAAAAAACGCCCTCTCAAAATTAAATTAA
- a CDS encoding YceI family protein, with protein MKKVILLVTSLLISASSFSQIYVAKDKSAQIKFFSATPVENIDATNDAITSILNASNDSVVVKVPINAFIFPKSLMQEHFNENYMESAKFPQAKFRGKINEKIDYTKAGENKVTCTGDLTIHGVTKPTTISGTIKVVDGKLVLDSKFSVKLKDFNIEVPKLVFQNIAEDIQVTMTSTYSPYVKK; from the coding sequence ATGAAAAAAGTAATCCTGCTCGTAACCAGCTTGTTAATTTCGGCAAGTAGTTTCTCACAAATTTATGTCGCCAAAGATAAATCGGCACAAATCAAATTCTTTAGTGCTACACCTGTTGAAAACATTGATGCTACCAACGATGCAATAACTTCTATCTTAAATGCTTCAAATGACTCTGTAGTGGTTAAAGTTCCCATTAATGCATTTATTTTTCCAAAATCCTTGATGCAAGAGCATTTTAATGAAAACTATATGGAAAGTGCAAAATTCCCTCAAGCTAAATTCCGTGGAAAAATTAATGAGAAAATCGACTATACCAAAGCCGGTGAAAATAAAGTAACCTGTACCGGAGACCTTACCATTCATGGTGTTACAAAACCAACAACTATTTCCGGTACTATAAAAGTGGTTGACGGAAAATTAGTGCTGGATTCCAAGTTTTCGGTGAAGTTAAAAGATTTCAATATCGAGGTTCCGAAACTCGTTTTCCAAAATATTGCTGAAGATATTCAAGTTACGATGACCTCTACGTATTCACCTTACGTAAAAAAATAA
- a CDS encoding DUF4271 domain-containing protein gives MNKGAFSFLPNPLDSNRNKSIISYDISESEASKSKTLDSLLAPKKVVKFELTAPIGPEPIKDFVPTTTKKTKEKQKAKVEQKTTAIEKKLPEKTPEPKTELITIAPSPVIDSLPNDTSSAVVNVPQKTILHPLPPKSNKSYSKSLFESHLLHPKEILPKIKKQEHEDWTTGVLLLVVGIACILNVSYRSRLRQLFNAFASNRFVAQIVREENVMFQRISIFLSLVFLLITSLFIFQLGRFFTLPFSSNNSFINYSVILISLFAFYFIKISTFNFLGFLLRIDKEMKEYVFTLFLYNHFIGVGLIPLVIILAFIPGTAHKGVFITGAIFFVFAFLLRAFRSYGNVSAGSRFSIFYLFLYLCTLEILPLVVITKLIINIV, from the coding sequence GTGAACAAAGGCGCTTTTTCATTTCTTCCCAATCCACTCGATTCGAATCGAAATAAGAGTATTATTTCTTATGATATTTCGGAATCGGAAGCAAGCAAATCCAAAACATTGGATAGTTTACTCGCACCCAAAAAAGTTGTAAAGTTTGAGTTAACGGCTCCCATCGGCCCTGAGCCCATTAAGGATTTTGTACCCACCACCACAAAAAAAACTAAAGAAAAGCAAAAAGCAAAAGTCGAGCAAAAAACAACGGCTATTGAAAAGAAGCTGCCCGAAAAAACCCCTGAACCTAAAACTGAATTAATTACAATTGCTCCAAGTCCGGTTATAGATTCGCTTCCCAATGACACAAGTTCAGCGGTGGTGAATGTTCCCCAAAAAACGATTTTACATCCACTTCCTCCCAAATCAAACAAAAGCTATTCTAAAAGTTTATTTGAGAGCCATCTTTTACATCCAAAGGAAATACTTCCCAAAATAAAAAAACAAGAACATGAAGATTGGACTACCGGTGTTTTATTGCTTGTTGTTGGGATAGCTTGTATTTTAAATGTTTCTTATCGCAGTCGATTAAGACAATTGTTCAACGCTTTTGCCAGCAATCGCTTTGTTGCGCAAATCGTGCGCGAGGAGAATGTAATGTTTCAGCGCATCAGTATTTTTCTCTCCCTAGTATTCTTGCTTATTACCTCGCTTTTTATTTTTCAATTGGGTCGGTTTTTCACCTTGCCTTTTTCCTCCAACAATAGTTTTATTAACTACTCGGTTATTTTAATTTCTCTTTTTGCTTTTTACTTTATAAAAATAAGCACCTTTAATTTTTTAGGCTTTTTATTGCGTATCGATAAGGAGATGAAAGAATATGTGTTTACACTTTTTTTGTACAATCATTTTATTGGTGTTGGACTCATTCCATTGGTAATTATTTTAGCATTTATACCCGGTACCGCACACAAAGGAGTTTTTATTACCGGGGCTATTTTCTTTGTGTTTGCCTTTCTGCTGCGCGCTTTTCGGAGCTATGGAAATGTTTCGGCCGGGTCGCGCTTTTCTATTTTCTATTTATTTTTATATCTTTGCACCCTCGAAATTTTACCCTTAGTGGTGATAACGAAGTTGATAATTAACATTGTATAG
- a CDS encoding uroporphyrinogen-III synthase: MKVKSILVSQPKPESEKSPYFDLAKKCNVKIDFRPFIHVEGIPAAEFRKDRINIAEHTAVILTSKNAVDHFFRMCQEMRVSIPDTLKYFCISESTAYYLQKYVIYRKRKIFHGKQTFLDLIDVIKKHKEEKFLLPCSDKHKEEVPDVLDQLNINYTKAIIYKTVCSDLSDLADVNYDVLVFFSPSGIKSLFQNFPKFKQNKTRIAAFGPTTAKAVKEAGLKLDIHAPMPAAPSMTMALEQYIVKANKGK, translated from the coding sequence TTGAAAGTAAAAAGTATTCTTGTTTCTCAACCCAAACCGGAATCCGAAAAATCCCCCTATTTTGATCTTGCTAAAAAGTGCAATGTAAAAATTGACTTTCGACCTTTTATTCATGTAGAAGGAATTCCGGCTGCAGAGTTTCGAAAGGACCGTATCAATATAGCCGAACATACTGCAGTTATTTTAACAAGTAAAAATGCAGTAGATCATTTTTTCAGAATGTGTCAGGAAATGCGTGTTTCAATTCCGGATACCTTAAAATACTTTTGCATTTCAGAATCGACTGCATATTATTTACAGAAATATGTAATTTACCGTAAACGAAAAATCTTTCACGGCAAGCAAACTTTCTTGGACTTAATAGATGTTATTAAAAAGCATAAAGAAGAAAAATTTTTACTGCCTTGCTCCGATAAACACAAAGAAGAGGTTCCGGATGTTTTGGATCAATTAAATATCAATTATACAAAAGCCATCATTTACAAAACCGTTTGTAGCGATTTGAGCGATTTAGCGGATGTAAATTACGATGTTTTGGTTTTCTTTAGCCCTTCCGGGATAAAATCCTTGTTTCAAAACTTCCCAAAATTCAAACAAAATAAAACCCGGATTGCTGCCTTTGGCCCCACTACTGCAAAAGCGGTAAAAGAAGCCGGATTGAAGCTTGATATTCATGCACCCATGCCAGCCGCACCTTCTATGACCATGGCACTGGAGCAATATATTGTGAAAGCCAATAAAGGAAAATAA
- the rplM gene encoding 50S ribosomal protein L13, translating into MDTQSYKTVSANRATVNKQWVLIDAENEVLGRLASNAAKIIRGKNKTEFTPHVDCGDNVIVINAEKIKLTGNKMTEKEYVRHTGYPGGQRFATPKELLVRKPEAVVKMAVRGMLPKTKLGNAIAKNLFVYAGSEHPHAAQQPKEIKLNSIK; encoded by the coding sequence GTGGATACACAAAGTTATAAAACAGTTTCGGCAAACCGCGCCACTGTTAACAAGCAATGGGTTCTTATTGATGCTGAAAACGAAGTATTAGGTCGTTTGGCTTCAAATGCAGCTAAAATCATTCGTGGTAAAAACAAAACAGAATTTACGCCGCATGTGGATTGTGGGGATAACGTTATCGTTATCAATGCAGAGAAAATTAAGTTAACCGGGAACAAAATGACCGAAAAAGAATACGTACGTCACACCGGGTACCCTGGAGGACAACGTTTTGCTACTCCAAAAGAGTTATTGGTGCGTAAACCGGAAGCAGTTGTGAAAATGGCTGTGAGAGGGATGTTGCCAAAAACAAAATTGGGTAACGCTATTGCAAAAAACCTGTTTGTTTACGCAGGAAGCGAGCATCCGCATGCAGCTCAACAACCAAAAGAAATTAAATTAAATTCTATAAAATAA
- the rpsI gene encoding 30S ribosomal protein S9 — protein MEVTNTLGRRKSAVARVYMTKGKGNITVNDKDYKVYFPTATLQYVVNQAFALTNNVGEYDITANIDGGGVSGQAEALRLGISRALCEVNPENRATLKPLGLMTRDPRMVERKKPGQKKARKRFQFSKR, from the coding sequence ATGGAAGTAACAAATACATTAGGCCGTAGAAAGTCAGCTGTAGCCCGCGTTTACATGACAAAAGGCAAAGGCAACATTACTGTAAACGATAAAGATTACAAAGTATATTTTCCAACAGCTACTTTGCAATATGTGGTAAATCAAGCTTTCGCATTAACTAACAATGTGGGTGAATACGATATTACTGCAAACATTGACGGAGGTGGAGTTTCAGGACAAGCTGAAGCATTACGTTTAGGCATTTCTCGCGCATTGTGCGAAGTAAATCCCGAAAACCGTGCTACTCTTAAGCCGCTTGGTTTAATGACCCGCGACCCAAGAATGGTAGAGCGTAAGAAACCGGGACAAAAGAAAGCAAGAAAACGTTTCCAATTCAGCAAACGTTAA
- the rpsB gene encoding 30S ribosomal protein S2: protein MARTTHEALLEAGCHFGHLKRKWNPSMAPYIFMEKNGIHIIDLNKTMVKLDAASEALKQIAKSGKKILFVATKKQAKDVVASGVKNLNMPYVTERWPGGMLTNFATIRKAVKKMSSIDKMATDGTFDNISKKEKLQITRERAKLEKNLGSIADLTRLPAALFIVDIFKEHIAVAEAKRLNIPTFGIVDTNSDPNLVDYAIPANDDATKSIQLIIDIVAKAIEEGLSERKVDKDKDDDDAKEEGEMVAEGAESPRARRTRGEDGDDKRTGKRPRAKA from the coding sequence ATGGCAAGAACAACTCACGAGGCATTATTAGAAGCAGGCTGTCACTTTGGACACCTTAAGCGCAAGTGGAATCCAAGCATGGCTCCGTATATTTTTATGGAGAAAAACGGAATTCACATCATCGACCTTAACAAAACTATGGTTAAGTTGGATGCTGCGTCTGAAGCCTTAAAACAAATTGCAAAATCAGGCAAAAAAATATTATTTGTTGCTACTAAAAAGCAAGCAAAAGACGTAGTGGCAAGCGGTGTTAAAAACCTGAATATGCCTTATGTTACAGAGCGCTGGCCGGGTGGAATGTTAACTAACTTTGCAACTATCCGTAAAGCGGTTAAGAAAATGTCTTCTATCGACAAAATGGCTACTGACGGTACTTTTGATAATATTTCGAAAAAAGAAAAATTACAAATTACCCGTGAGCGTGCTAAATTGGAAAAAAACTTAGGAAGTATCGCCGACCTTACCCGTTTGCCTGCTGCTTTGTTTATTGTAGATATTTTTAAAGAACACATCGCAGTTGCCGAAGCTAAAAGATTAAACATCCCAACTTTCGGAATTGTAGATACTAACTCTGATCCAAACTTAGTAGATTACGCTATTCCTGCTAATGACGATGCTACAAAATCAATTCAATTAATTATTGACATTGTTGCTAAAGCAATCGAAGAAGGACTTTCTGAACGCAAAGTGGATAAAGATAAGGACGATGACGATGCAAAAGAAGAAGGAGAAATGGTAGCTGAAGGTGCTGAATCACCGCGTGCAAGACGTACAAGAGGCGAAGATGGCGACGATAAAAGAACCGGAAAACGTCCACGTGCTAAAGCTTAA
- a CDS encoding elongation factor Ts yields MSTLTITAADVNKLRTQTGAGMMDCKKALMEAEGDFEKAVDYLRKKGQKVAANRGDRDAKEGCVLAKVTADGKRGVVVTLSCETDFVAINEDFVGFTTSLLDLAIEKNPANVEAFHALSIGNLSVAEKITEYVGKIGEKIELSRYEVVNAEKVVAYIHPGNKLATIVGFNKNIADEQVGKDVAMQIAAMAPVAVDKGDVDPSLLEREIEIAKEQLRNEGKPEDKIEMISKGKIEKFYKESTLLNQEFVKDNKKTVAQYLNDAEKGLTVTAFKRVSLS; encoded by the coding sequence ATGTCAACATTAACGATTACTGCTGCCGATGTAAACAAGCTGAGAACGCAAACCGGAGCAGGCATGATGGACTGCAAAAAAGCACTGATGGAAGCTGAAGGTGATTTTGAAAAAGCAGTTGATTATTTAAGAAAAAAAGGACAAAAAGTTGCTGCTAACCGTGGCGACCGTGATGCCAAAGAAGGATGTGTATTGGCTAAAGTAACTGCTGATGGCAAAAGAGGAGTGGTTGTAACGTTGAGTTGCGAAACCGATTTCGTTGCGATCAATGAAGACTTTGTTGGATTTACTACTTCCCTATTGGATTTAGCTATCGAGAAAAACCCTGCAAACGTTGAAGCGTTTCATGCTTTAAGCATTGGAAACCTAAGCGTAGCTGAAAAAATTACTGAATACGTAGGTAAAATCGGCGAAAAAATTGAATTATCACGATACGAAGTAGTTAACGCTGAGAAAGTAGTAGCTTACATTCACCCGGGAAACAAATTGGCTACGATTGTTGGTTTTAACAAAAACATTGCTGATGAGCAAGTAGGAAAAGATGTTGCAATGCAAATTGCTGCCATGGCTCCTGTTGCTGTTGACAAAGGAGATGTTGACCCAAGCCTGTTAGAGCGCGAAATTGAAATTGCAAAAGAGCAATTACGCAACGAAGGCAAGCCGGAAGATAAAATTGAAATGATTTCGAAAGGAAAGATTGAGAAATTCTATAAAGAATCAACCTTGTTAAATCAAGAGTTTGTAAAGGACAACAAGAAAACGGTTGCCCAATACCTCAACGATGCCGAAAAAGGATTAACCGTTACCGCCTTTAAACGCGTTTCGTTAAGCTAA
- a CDS encoding UMP kinase → MKYKRVLLKLSGEALMGEKQFGIDPERLGQYANDIKSIVDKGIEVAIVIGGGNIFRGIQAEKGGMDRVQGDYMGMLATVINSMALQSALERLHVNTRLLSAIKMEQICEPFIRRRAVRHLEKGRVVIFGAGTGNPYFTTDTAASLRAIEIEANVILKGTRVDGIYTADPEKDKSATKYETISFDEVYEKGLNVMDMTAFTLCNENKLPIIVFDMNKEGNLAKLISGDKIGTLVEF, encoded by the coding sequence ATGAAATATAAAAGAGTACTTCTAAAGTTGAGTGGTGAGGCGCTAATGGGCGAAAAGCAATTTGGGATTGACCCTGAGCGACTCGGACAATATGCCAATGATATTAAATCCATTGTCGACAAAGGAATTGAAGTAGCGATTGTTATAGGTGGCGGAAATATATTTCGCGGCATACAGGCTGAGAAAGGTGGAATGGACCGTGTGCAGGGCGATTATATGGGGATGTTGGCCACTGTGATTAACAGCATGGCATTACAAAGTGCATTAGAACGCTTGCATGTAAATACCCGCTTGCTATCAGCCATTAAAATGGAACAAATTTGCGAGCCTTTTATCCGCCGCCGAGCGGTACGCCACTTGGAAAAAGGACGTGTTGTAATTTTTGGAGCCGGTACCGGAAACCCTTATTTTACTACCGATACAGCTGCATCCTTAAGAGCCATAGAAATTGAAGCCAATGTTATTTTAAAAGGCACCCGTGTGGATGGCATTTATACTGCCGATCCTGAAAAAGATAAAAGCGCTACAAAATACGAAACGATCTCCTTTGATGAAGTATACGAAAAAGGCTTAAATGTGATGGATATGACCGCCTTTACCCTCTGTAATGAGAACAAACTACCCATCATTGTTTTTGACATGAATAAAGAAGGGAATTTAGCCAAATTGATTTCGGGTGATAAGATTGGGACTTTGGTGGAGTTTTAA
- a CDS encoding T9SS type A sorting domain-containing protein yields the protein MILKLLAIVLLSLFTLGLKGQSLFTVKYKMRLNSQVWGVADSKVDSSYIFLGGSAFRDSLNTDKACTIILKTDYTGSYKFMKYFQFSTTYPNSTASIITADAKGKEFIIAGRISGIDTITLQNQNIPFIAKLSDSLSLNTVKKLTLSNSDNISSIVNTPDGGFVLVGSTNFSSNSSVIDSSKMFVIKLDSLLNQQWSKLFGDTSSSEGWGVFSLPDSGLILSGLTYQFNTDPNNFPARSNCFILRLDKFGNKIWCKRSLGNLENMYRGNASFALTIDSCIAICYTGLGTGVANSQTSFAKIDFNGNLIWHRFQSTACNYITALKDSGFMKLSDQSSYIDKFGNIQSRKYQNFPFQYNYNSIIHTSDNGYVIAGTEILPSQNIRNILIVKKDSTSFTSCYNNTATSNIFSIISPVTFTDWNIPISATNANEVILQFISNDTIPIMQLICSNTVEFATDAADFVLKIYPNPTKGIFNVQLQNIKEAFSFEVSDVYGRKVLSSKSNSTDNKIDLSDQPQGIYIVSANLDGKQWVEKIIKE from the coding sequence ATGATACTGAAATTATTGGCTATTGTTTTGCTTTCGCTTTTTACTTTGGGGTTGAAAGGACAATCACTTTTTACAGTTAAATATAAAATGCGATTAAATAGTCAAGTATGGGGAGTTGCTGATTCAAAAGTTGATAGCAGTTATATTTTTTTAGGGGGTTCAGCATTCAGAGATTCATTAAATACAGATAAGGCATGCACAATAATTTTAAAGACCGATTACACTGGTTCTTATAAATTCATGAAATATTTTCAATTCTCTACCACATACCCGAATTCCACAGCTTCCATTATTACTGCAGATGCAAAAGGAAAGGAATTTATAATAGCAGGCCGGATTTCAGGCATCGATACTATTACCTTACAAAATCAGAATATTCCTTTTATTGCTAAGTTAAGCGATAGTTTATCACTTAATACCGTAAAGAAGTTGACCCTATCTAATTCTGACAATATTTCAAGTATTGTAAATACACCTGATGGGGGATTTGTGCTTGTTGGAAGTACAAATTTTTCTAGTAACTCAAGTGTAATTGATAGCAGTAAAATGTTTGTAATAAAATTAGATTCTTTGTTAAATCAGCAATGGAGCAAATTATTTGGTGATACGTCTAGTTCTGAAGGTTGGGGTGTATTTTCGCTTCCTGATTCAGGTCTAATTCTCTCAGGGCTTACTTACCAGTTTAATACTGATCCGAATAACTTTCCAGCTCGAAGTAACTGTTTCATTTTACGTTTAGATAAGTTTGGAAATAAAATATGGTGTAAGCGTTCACTGGGTAATTTGGAAAACATGTATAGAGGCAATGCCTCTTTTGCACTTACTATTGATTCTTGCATTGCAATATGCTACACCGGTTTGGGTACAGGAGTTGCTAATAGTCAAACCAGTTTTGCAAAAATTGATTTTAATGGAAACCTTATATGGCATAGATTTCAAAGCACGGCATGCAATTATATTACAGCATTAAAAGATTCAGGATTTATGAAATTGTCGGATCAAAGTTCTTACATTGATAAATTTGGGAATATTCAATCCAGGAAGTATCAAAATTTTCCATTCCAATATAATTATAATTCTATTATACATACAAGTGATAACGGTTATGTAATTGCCGGTACTGAGATATTACCTTCGCAAAATATTCGCAATATTTTAATTGTAAAGAAGGACAGCACTTCCTTTACTTCTTGTTATAACAATACGGCAACATCTAATATTTTCTCAATAATTTCTCCTGTTACTTTTACCGATTGGAATATACCTATTAGCGCTACAAATGCGAATGAGGTAATTTTGCAATTTATAAGCAATGACACTATCCCGATTATGCAACTCATTTGTAGTAATACTGTAGAATTTGCAACAGATGCTGCAGATTTTGTTTTAAAAATTTATCCAAATCCAACTAAGGGTATTTTTAATGTGCAGCTACAAAACATAAAAGAAGCCTTCAGCTTTGAAGTAAGCGATGTGTATGGCCGCAAGGTGCTTAGCAGTAAAAGTAATTCAACAGATAACAAAATCGATTTAAGCGATCAGCCGCAAGGCATTTATATTGTGAGTGCGAACTTGGATGGGAAGCAGTGGGTGGAGAAAATTATTAAGGAATAG
- the lptC gene encoding LPS export ABC transporter periplasmic protein LptC, producing the protein MTFTACENDIEQVNLITSKKKIPSESGKNVLIVYSDSARIKMKLNAAQLDHYDGENAYVEFPKGVNVFFYNDQNKLESNLKANYAIRYEKSNMMEAKNNVIVINNKGEKLNTEHLFWDEKKEQIYSDVFVKITTKTEIIMGEGLESNQDFSKYKFKKIKGTINVKQ; encoded by the coding sequence TTGACTTTTACAGCCTGTGAAAACGATATTGAGCAGGTAAATTTAATCACCTCCAAAAAGAAAATCCCCTCAGAATCAGGTAAAAATGTACTCATCGTTTACAGTGATTCAGCCCGGATTAAAATGAAACTGAACGCGGCCCAACTCGATCATTACGATGGCGAAAATGCTTATGTGGAATTCCCTAAAGGGGTGAATGTGTTTTTTTACAACGATCAAAATAAGCTTGAATCTAACCTAAAGGCCAACTATGCCATCCGCTACGAAAAAAGCAACATGATGGAGGCTAAAAACAATGTAATTGTTATAAATAATAAAGGGGAGAAGCTAAATACCGAACACCTGTTTTGGGACGAAAAAAAGGAACAAATTTACTCCGATGTGTTCGTAAAAATCACCACCAAAACCGAAATCATCATGGGCGAAGGCCTCGAATCCAACCAGGATTTCAGCAAATACAAATTCAAAAAAATTAAAGGGACCATAAATGTGAAGCAGTAA
- a CDS encoding type III pantothenate kinase: protein MNLVLDIGNTRIKAASFDKAALMRLEVFDSFDNFRSNFNFDAHVAQPCIISSVVNAHLESVQSIKFHSAPLIFSDATAIPIQNRYATPGTLGSDRLAAAVAAAHYFPGKNVLNVDTGTCLKYNFVDNTSSFLGGAISPGLRMRLKAMHQFTDGLPLVEMDAEFNTLIGTDTHSSLLSGALVSACAEVDGVIRLYQQQFSDLTVVVSGGDTDFFVKRLKNSTFARPHLVLEGLNHILEYNVNK, encoded by the coding sequence GTGAATCTAGTTCTCGACATTGGTAACACCCGTATTAAAGCAGCCTCCTTCGATAAGGCTGCTTTAATGCGTTTGGAGGTGTTCGATTCTTTCGATAATTTTCGAAGCAATTTTAATTTTGATGCGCATGTCGCCCAGCCCTGTATTATTTCATCAGTGGTGAATGCTCATTTGGAAAGCGTTCAATCCATTAAGTTTCATTCAGCACCACTAATTTTTTCGGATGCTACTGCCATTCCAATTCAAAATCGTTATGCTACTCCCGGCACTTTAGGAAGCGATAGGCTGGCTGCTGCGGTGGCTGCTGCACATTATTTTCCGGGCAAAAATGTGTTAAATGTTGATACCGGTACCTGCTTGAAATATAATTTTGTAGACAACACTTCTTCTTTTTTGGGAGGAGCCATTTCACCCGGATTAAGGATGCGCTTAAAAGCCATGCATCAGTTTACGGATGGTTTGCCCTTGGTGGAGATGGATGCAGAATTTAACACCTTAATTGGTACGGATACGCATAGTTCGCTGCTTTCGGGTGCTTTGGTTTCAGCTTGTGCAGAAGTGGATGGAGTTATTAGATTGTATCAACAACAATTTTCCGACTTAACAGTTGTTGTGAGCGGAGGCGATACCGATTTTTTTGTAAAACGGTTAAAAAACAGCACCTTTGCGCGCCCTCATTTGGTGCTCGAAGGCTTAAATCATATTCTGGAATATAATGTCAATAAATAA